The following is a genomic window from Micromonospora cathayae.
CCGGCCGGCTCAGAACAGGGCTCGGGGCGCCGCGCCGGCTCAGAACAGGGTGAGTTCGTTGCGCTCGATGCCGCGCAGCCGGTCGTAGTCGACCACCACGCAGCGGATACCCCGGTCGGTGGCGAGCACCCGGGCCTGCGGCTTGATCTCCTGGGCGGCGAACACCCCGGCCACCGGGGCCAGCAGCGGATCCCGGTTGAGCAGTTCGAGGTACCGGGTGAGCTGCTCGACCCCGTCGATCTCGCCGCGTCGCTTCACCTCGACCGCGACGGTGCCCTGGGTGGCGTCCCGGCAGAGCAGGTCCACCGGCCCGATCGCGGTCATGTACTCCCGGCGGATCAGGGTGTACCCGTCGCCGAGGGTCTCCGGGTTGGCGGCGAGCAGCTCCTGCAGGTGTGCCTCGACCCCGTCCTTGCGCAGGCCCGGGTCGACACCCAGCTCGTACGAGGTGTCCTGGAAGACCTCCTCCAGGGTGATCCGCAGCTCCTCGCCGGCCTTGTTGACCACCCGCCACACCCCGGGCGCCTCCTCCAGCCGGCAGGGCGGGCTCATCCAGTTCAACGGCTTGTACGCCCGGTCGTCGGCGTGGATCGACACCGACCCGTCCGCCTTCACCATCAACAGCCGGGTGGCCGGCGGCAGGTGAGCCGAGAGCCGTCCGACATAGTCCACCGAGCACTTCGCAATCACCAGACGCACCCGACGAGGGTAGCGGAGCCGGCGGCGGTCGCCACCGAGCACCGCTGGCGCGCCGGTGCGATCCTGAACGGGTGTTCGAAGTCCTCACCGGTACCGGTCTGGCCGCCTCGGCCGGCCTGAACGCCTACATCCCGTTGCTGACCGTGGGTCTGCTCGCGCGCTACACCGACGTGATCAGCCTGCCGGCCGGGTGGCAGTGGCTCGGTGACGGGTGGGTCGTCGCGATCCTGGCCGTACTGCTCGCGGTGGAGGTGGTCGCGGACAAGGTGCCGGTGGTCGACCACGTCAACGACATGGTGCAGACGGTGGTCCGGCCGACGGCCGGCGGGCTGGCCTTCGGGGCCGGGGCCAGCTCGGAGACCGTCACGGTCGACGACCCGGGGCAGTTCTTCTCGTCCAGCGACTGGGTGCCGGTCGTGGTGGGCGTGGTGATCGCGCTGGGGGTGCACCTGTTGAAGTCGGCCGCCCGACCGGTCATCAACGCCACCACGGCGGGTGTCGGCGCGCCCGTCGCCAGCACCGCCGAGGACGCCACCAGCGTGGCGATGTCGGTGGTGGCGATCCTGCTTCCGGTGCTGGTGCTGGTCTTCCTGCTGGGGCTGGTGCTGTTCGTCTTCTGGTTCCTGCGCCGCCGCGCCGACCGCCGCCGCGCCCGCCGCCCGGTCCATCACTGACGGGCCCCATCGCTGACGGACCCGGTGGGCAGCCGAACGGGCCGGTACCCGTTGCGGGTACCGGCCCGTTGGTGACTCAGCTGTTCCAGTGTGCGGCGACCAGGTCAGCGGCCTGCTTCTCCCACTGCGCGTAGTGGTCCGGGTAGGCGGACACCTGGACCTTCTGCGCGGCCTGGGTCAGCGGCATGTCCTGCCAGCCGTCGACCTGCTTCAGGCCCTTCAGGAACGCGGTCGTGGAGTACTCGGGGTCGGTGATCTGCTCGACCGTGCCCCAACCACTGGACGGACGCTGCTGGAACAGGCCCTGCGAGTCGTGGTCGTTGCGGTCACCGAGGTGACCCAGGTTCTCCAGCTTCGACTCCTGCAGGCTGGTCGCGATGGCGACCACGGCGGCCCGCTCGTCCATGCCGGCCTTCTTGGTGGCCTTGACGATGGCCTTGGCGTTGGCGGTCTGCTCGGCGTTCAGCGGGATGCTCGACTGGCCGCCCGGCGTGCCGTGGGGCAGCAGCTTGCCGGTGTCCGGCTTGTCCGCCTGCACCGCCACCGGCGCGGCATGAGCCGGAGCCGCGTCCACCGCACCGGCGACCGGACCGGCCACCACACCACCGGCGAACGCCAGACCGGCGACACCCAGAACCGTCTTCCGCAGCAGCGTCGTGCTCATGATCGTGTTCATGGGGGAACTCCAATCCACACGGGGGAACGCACGCACACACCTGCGGGGGCAGGGCACGCACGCCGAAACAAAGATCAGGGGGTCGGCCGGGAGCCTGGCTCACCGCGCCGAACCATGTACAACCACCGGGCGGCCACCGGCATTCCACCGACCCGACCCGCATCCCGGATCCAGGCCCGGCCCACCAGGGCTCCTCCTCGGCCGTCCGGGAGATGTAACCACCCACCCCCGGCCCACATTCCACCCCGGCCGAACCCCGGAAACCGGACACCTGCCCTCCAACCGGACACCGTCGGGCAGCCGTCCCGGCCCTGGCCGCCGCCGACGCCAACTTCACCGGCGGCGTCGGGCGAATCGGTGCGAATTCAGCCGTTCGGTGGGATCCGGCCCACGGCGGTCACTGGGATCATCTCCCGGTGTCCGCGAAGAAGATCCGCGTTCTCCTGCTCGGTTTCGCCCTGGCCGCCGCCACCGGGCTCGTCGTCGTCAGTTGGACCGACCCCCCGGGGTCGACCGAGGCGGGTGCCTGGGTCACCCGGGCGCCCACCGGGCCGGCCCCCCGGACGCCGGGAGCGGACGTGTCCACCGCACCGGACGCCCCGCCCGGAACGGATGACGCAGCCGGGCGGATACCGGGCGCGACCCGGCCGGGCAGCGTACCGCCGGTGGTCGACCACGGCCCCCGGACCGGCAACAAGGTGGCGCTCACCTTCGACGCGGACATGACCGACGGGATGCTCTACCAGTTGCGTACCGGGCAGGTGCGGTCGTACGCGAACCTGCGGATCATCGACCTGCTGGAACGGGAGCAGTTGGCGGCCACCTTCTTCCTCACCGGCAAGTGGGTCGAGCGGTACCCCGACCTCACCCGGCGGCTCGCCGGCAACCCCCGGTTCGAACTGGCCAACCACACCTACGGCCATCTGGCGTTCACCGCGGACTGCTACGGCCTGCCCCGGATCGCCCGGAACGAGATGACCCGGGACGTCGAGCGGACGTTCGAGCTGGTGGAGGCGTACGGGGGGCGGCAGACCCGGTACTTCCGCTTCCCGGGGCTCTGTCACGACGGCCCGGCGCTGGCGGCGCTGGCGCCGCTCGGCGCGACGGTGGTCGACGGGGACGTGGTCAGCGGGGACCCGTTCGCCGAGGCGTGGCGGCCGATCGTCGACGCGGTGCTCAGCAAGGTGAAGCCGGGTTCGGTGATCGTCATGCACGTGACCGAGGCGAACGCCCCGATGACCGACGAGGCGCTGCCGCACATCCTCGCCGGGTTGGCCGAGCGGGGTCTGGTGCCGGCCACGCTGTCCGAGGTCCTCCGGGACGGGGACGATCAGGCGGAATCGGAGTCCACGCAGTAACAAAAGCCTAATATCTGGTCATAACGATCAGAGGAGGCCGGCATGACCAGCGCGATCGAAATGCCCCGGGTCGAGGAGTGCACCGTCACCCGGTGCTCGTACAACAAGAACGGGTGCCACGCGTTCGCCATCACCGTGGGCAGCAGCGACCACGCCCGCTGCCACACCTTCGTCGAGATGCCGGTCCGGGGCGGGATGGAGATGATGGTCGCGCAGGTGGGCGCGTGCCAGCGGCACGACTGCCGGCACAACTCCGAGCTGGAGTGCCACGCCCCGGGTATCCGGGTCGGCGAGCAGTCCGCCGACTGCCTGACCTACGCGCCGGCCTGAGCCGACCCACCCACGGCCGTCCGGCACGACCCGGCCCGGCCGCTCACCGCCCGCCTGCCTGGCACGGCCGGCCCGGCCACCCGCCCCGACCTGGGCCGGCCGCTCACCGCCCGCCCGGCACCCGCCGGAGGCGGCCGGGTACGGCTGCCTCGCCCCGCCGGGCGACGGCTCCCGACCAGGCCGCACACTTGACGGTATGGATGACGAGCTGGCGATCTCCGTCCGGGGGCTGCGCAAGGCGTACGGCGACAACGTCGCGGTGGCCGGCGTGGACCTGGCCGTCCGGCGCGGCGAGGTGTTCGCGCTGCTCGGCCCGAACGGCGCGGGCAAGACCACCACGGTGGAGATCCTGGAGGGGTACCGGCAGCGCGACGCCGGCGAGGTACGGGTCCTCGGCACCGACCCGGCCCACCCGACCCCGAACTGGCGGGCCCGGGTCGGCATCGTGCTCCAGGGCACCGGCGAGTTCGACGAGCTGACCGTCAGCGAGGTGGTCGGGCACTTCTCCGCCTTCTACCCGGACGCCGACGACCCGGTCAAGGTGATCGAGCGGGTCGGGCTCGGCGGCAAGGCGAAGGCCCGTACGCACACCCTCTCCGGCGGGCAGAAGCGTCGCCTGGACGTGGCGCTCGGCATCATCGGCCGTCCCGAGCTGCTCTTCCTGGACGAGCCGACCACCGGCTTCGACCCGGAGGCCCGCCGCGAGTTCTGGGAGCTGATCCGGGACCTCAGCGCCGCCGGCACCACCATCCTGCTCACCACGCACTACCTGGACGAGGCGGAGGCGCTCGCCGACCGGGTCGGGGTGATCGCCGCCGGCCGGCTGGTCGAGGTGGCTCCCCCGGCCGAGCTGGGTAACCGGCAGGAGGCGGTGGCGACGGTCTCCTGGCGTACCCCGGACGGGCGGGTGGAGAGCGCGGCGAGCGCGACGCCGACGGCGCTGGTGGCCGAGCTGGCCGCGCGCTTCGGCGGCGAGGTGCCCGGCCTGACCGTGACCCGGCCCACCCTGGAAGACATCTACCTGCGGATGATCGGACAAGCATGACCACCACCGCCAAGCCGGCGGCGTCCCCCGCCGCCCCGACCCGGACCCGCCGGAGGGGCCCGGTCGCCCTCGGGCTGCGCCAGGGTCGGCTGGAGCTGACCCAGTTCCTGCGCAGCCGGGAGTCCGTGGTCTTCACCATGGGCTTCCCGATCATCATGATCCTGATCTTCGCCGCGATCTTCAGCGACGAGATCGCCCCCGGGGTCAGCTACACGCAGTACTTCATCACCGGCATGATCGCCGCCGGGCTGATGACGGTGAGCTTCCAGAACCTGGGCATCTGGATCCCGATCGAGCGGGACCGGGGCGTGCTCAAGCGCTACCGGGGCACCCCGATGCCGAAGTGGGTGTGGTTCGCCGGAAAAGTGATCATGGTGGTGGTGATCGGCATCGCCGAGACCGCGCTGCTGCTCGCCGTCTCGGTCGCCCTGTTCGACCTGGAACTGCCGGGCAGCGCCGGCAAGTGGCTCACCTTCGCCTGGGTGTCCGTCCTCGGCGTCACCGCCTGCACGCTCTGCGGCATCGCGATCTCGTCGCTGGCCCGTACCGCCCGCAGCGGCTCGGCGGTGGTCACCCCGGTCGCCCTGGTGCTCCAGTTCATCTCCGGCGTCTTCTTCGTCTTCACCAACCTGCCGAGCTGGATGCAGCAGGTCGCCGCCCTGTTCCCGCTCAAGTGGATGTGCCAGGGGCTGCGCTCGGTGTTCCTGCCGGAGAGCTTCGGCACCCGCGAGCCCGGCGGCTCCTTCGAACTCGACCGGGTCGCCCTGGTCCTCGCCGCCTGGTGTGTGATCGGCCTGGTGCTCTGCCTGACCACCTTCCGCTGGACCACCCGCCGCGACGGCTGAGGCGTGCGGGCGGGCCCTCCGGCGTCGGAGGGCCCGCCGTCCCTCAGTACGTGTAGAAGCCCTTGCCGGTCTTGCGTCCCAGGTCACCGGCGGCGGCCATGCGCTGGAGCAGCTCCGGCGGGAAGAACTTCTCGTCGGCGGTGTCGGTGTAGATGTTCTTCGAGGCGTGCAGCAGCACGTCCACGCCGGTCAGGTCGGTGGTGGCCAGCGGGCCCATGGCGTGCCCGAAGCCGAGCCGGCAGGCGGTGTCCAGGTCCTCGGCCGAGACCACCCCCGCCTCGACCAGCTTGACCGCCTCGACCACCAGCGCGGAGATCAGCCGGGTGGTGACGAAGCCGGCGATGTCCCGGTTGACCACCACCACCGTCTTGCCGATCTCCTCGGCGAACGCCCGCACGGTCGCCAGCGTCGCGTCGCTGGTCTTGTAGCCACGGACCAGCTCGCAGAGCTTCATCATCGGCACCGGCGAGAAGAAGTGGGTACCGACGACCGACTCGGGCCGGCCGGTCACCGCGGCGATCTGGGTGACCGGGATGGCCGAGGTGTTGGTGGCGAGCACCGCGTCGGCCCTGCAGATCTTGTCCAGCGCGCGGAACACCTCGTGCTTGACCTCCAGCCGCTCGAAGACGGCCTCGACCACGATGTCCGCGTCGGCGGCGGCCTCCAGGTCGGTGGTCGGGGTGATCCGGCCCAGCGTCGCCTCGACCTCGGACGCCTCGATCCGGCCCTTCTCGGCGAACTTCTCCAACGACTTCCGGATGCCGGCGACGCCCCGCCCGGTGGCCGCGTCGTCCAGGTCCCGCAGGGTCACCTGCCAGCCGGCCTGAGCTGCCACCTGGGCGATACCCGATCCCATCAGCCCGGCCCCGACGACCGCGAGTCGACCCGCCATCTGCTTTCTCCCTCGCCTGGTGTTGACTGCTCTCCCCCGCACCCTAGTGGGGAGTCCTTAGCGAAGGTTAAGGCCGGGCGGGGCCACCGTCCGCCCGGCGGCCGGGCGGGCGAGGTGAGCCGGGCCGGCTGCCAGGGCAAGGCCGGGGCCAGGCGAGGGCGGGCCGGGCCGGGGCGGGGCGGGGCGGGGCAGGGCGTCAGATGGTGAGCTGGGGCTCCTCCGGGGCCCGGCCGCGTTCCACCCCGACCCCGAGGGCACGCAGGTCGGCCACGAAGTCGGGGTAGCCCCGGTCCACGTGGTGCACGTGCGAGACCTCGGTCGCCCCGTCGGCACAGAGCCCGGCGATGATCAGCCCGGCGCCGGCCCGGATGTCGGTGGCGCGTACCGGCGCACCGGAGAGCCGGTCCCGGCCGCGTACCACCGCGTGGTGGCCGTCGGTCTTGATGTCCGCGCCGAGCCGCATCATCTCGTTGGCGAACATGAACCGACCGTCGAAGATGTTCTCGGTGATCAGCGAGGCCCCGTCACTGACGGCGGCGAGGCCGATCGCCATCGGCAGCAGGTCGGTGGCGAAGCCCGGGTACGGCAGGGTGACCACGTCCACCGCCCGTGGCCGGTCGTCGACGCGTACCCGGAAGGTGTCGCCGCTGGTCTCGACCAGCGCGCCGGCCGAGACCAGCTTGTCCAGCGCGACCTCCAGGAACGCCGGGCTGGCCCCGGTGACCGTGACGTCCCCCCTGGTCATCGCCGCGCCGAAGGCCCAGGTACCGGCGACGATCCGGTCCCCCACGGTGGCGTGCCGCACCGGCCGGAGTTCGGGCACGCCCTCGATCACGATGGTCGAGGTGCCCTCCCCGGAGATCCGCGCGCCCATCCGGATCAGCATCGAGCAGATGTCGACGATCTCCGGCTCGCGGGCGGCGTTCTCGATCCGGGTGACGCCCCGGGCCAGCACCGCCGCCATCACCAGGTTCTCGGTCGCGCCGACGCTGGGGAACTCCAGCACGATCTCGGCCCCGTGCAGCCCGTGCGGGGCGGCGGCGACGACGAAGCCGTGCTCGCCGGAGATCTCCGCCCCCATCCGGGTGAGCCCGGCGATGTGCATGTCCAGCCCCCGGGAGCCGATCGCGTCCCCACCGGGGTGCGCGACCCGCACGTACCCCCGGCGGGCCAGCAGCGGGCCGAGTACGCAGATCGACGCGCGCAGCCGGCGGACCAGGTCGTAGTCGGCCTCGGCACCGGGCCGGTCGGGGACGTCGATGGTGACCGACCGGGAGCGGGCCGTCCCGCCCCGGGCGGCCATCGGGTCGACCGGCTGGTCGGCGTCGAACCGTACCTGGCAGCCCAACCGGCGCAGCACCTCGCCCATGATGGCGATGTCGGTGATCCGGGGCACGTTGGTGATCACGCTCCGGCCGGGGGCGAGCAGCGCGGCGGCCATCAGCTTGAGCGCCGAGTTCTTCGCCCCCACCACGTGCACCGTGCCGGCCAACCGGGCCGCGCCCCGGACCCGGATGACGTCGATCTCGTTGACCGCCAGGTCCCCGGCGTCCCCGGGCCCCACCCCGACCGGGTGGGTGGCCGTCGACCGGGCCGCCCCGCCCGGTCGATCTGGCAGGTCCAGGTCAGGTATCCGTAGGCTGTGCGTCATGGCCGTCCACCTCACGCGCATCTACACCAGGGCCGGCGACGCCGGCACGACCAGGCTGAGCAACAACGAGCAGGTGCCGAAGACCGATCCCCGGATCGCCGCGTACGCCGACGTCGACGAGTGCAACGCCGCGATCGGGGTGGCGCTGGCACTGGGCCAGCTCGACGAGGAGCTGCGGGCGGTACTGGCCGCGATCCAGAACGACCTGTTCGACGTGGGCGCCGACCTGTCCACGCCGGTGGAACCGGAGCCGGAGTACCCCCCGCTGCGGGTGACCGAGGGGTACGTGGAGCGGCTCGAGGGCTGGTGCGACCAGTTCAACGCGCGCCTGGGCAAGCTGGACTCCTTCATCCTTCCCGGCGGCACCGCCGGCGCGGCGTTGCTGCACGTGGCCCGGACCATCGCCCGACGCGCCGAGCGGACGGCGTGGGCCCTGGTCGGCCACGATCCGGAACGCACCAGCGTCCTTCCGGCCAAGTATCTCAACCGGCTCTCCGATCTGCTCTTTATCCTCTCAAGAACGGCCAATCCGGACGGGGATGTGCTATGGGTTCCGGGCGGTAACCGCTGAGCGACCACCTGACGCGCCCGGTGTCCGGGAGCCTGCACCACGTCGAGGTGTGGGTACCCGATCTGGCCGCCGCCATCCGTGGTTGGGGCTGGCTCCTCGGGGAACTGGGCTGGACGCCGTTCCAGGACTGGCCGGCCGGCCGGTCCTGGCGGCTCGGCGGCACCTACCTGGTGCTGGAGCAGTCACCGGCGCTGCGGGGCGGGCGGCACGACCGGCTCGCGCCCGGCCTGAACCATCTCGCCTTCCACGCCGGCCCGCCGGCCGCCGTGGACCGGCTGGTCGCGGACGCGCCGGCACACGGTTGGTCACTGCTCTTCGCCGACCGGCATCCGTACGCCGGAGGCCCCGGCAGCTACGCCGGCTACCTGGCCGACGGCCAGGGGTACGAGGTCGAGCTGGTCGCCGACAGCCGCTGAGCGGACCGCCGGGGCCGGCCGGAGTGCCGGGCCCGGGGCGCGAGAAGCGCCGGACGCCAGGCGCGCCGGGCCTGGGGTAGGTCGCAGTGCCGGACGCCAGGCGCGCCGGGCGGGTGTGCGCCGGGGACACCGGGTCGGGCCGCCGGGACAGGCCGAGCCGCCGGGACGTCAGGCGGCGGGCCAGTCCTGGGGGGCCAGACGCGGCGAGACCGCCCCGGGTGGGGCGGCCTCGAGCCAGGAGAGGAATCCGGTGACCGTGGATTTCGCCATGGCGATCTCGATCGGGGTCTGCTGGCTGGTACAGCTCAGGATCACCCAGTCGGCCGGCATGGAGAAGCGTTCCTGCCCCTCGGGAAGCCGCCGCCGCCGGACCAGCAGAGTCTCCCGGGAGAGCACCCGTTTGGGACGGATGGCGAAGCTGAACATGCGGTACCAGCGCAGCTCGTCACCGGAGAACCGGCCGAAGCCGGGTGACCAGCCCCGGCCGTCGAGCAGGGTGGTGACCCGGACGTTGAGCCGGATGCCACCGGTGCGGGTGACCAGCGCCCGCCGGAGGAAGAGGACGAAGACCGCCGCGATCAGGACGGCGATGCCGATTCCGATCCCTTCCACGATCTCCATCGGCGGGTCGGCTCAGTGGCCCTGAGCGGTGACCGGGGTGGCGTTCTCGGCGAGTACGGTGACGCCCCCGGCGCTCACCGAGAGGAAGCCGCCGGCGACCTCGTACGAGACCTGCTCGCCACCGGGCAGCTTGATCCGGACCTGGCCGGGCTCGGCGAGCTGGCCGAGCAGCGGCGCGTGCCCCGGCAGCACACCCAGCTCGCCCTCGGTCGTCCGGGCGACGACCATCTCGGCCTCACCGGACCAGACCTTCTCCTCGACGGCTACGAGCTCGACGTGAAGCTGCTGTGCCACGCTGTCTCCTTGCTGCGGCGGCTGGTTGCCGAAAGTCTAGTCGCGCGCCTCATGACTCCCTAACGCGGGTGTCGAGAGCTACGACACGCCCTACTTGGTCTTGTTCTGGAAGTCGGGGTGTTCGAGCATGAACGCGTCGACCGTCCCGTTGTGCAGCGAGGCGAAGAAGTCGTCCGCCTCGGGCAGGAACCGCTCCCCCCGGTACGCCGATCCGGTGCCGATCCCCTCGGCCGGCAGCTTGACCAGTTGGATGCCGTCCGGTCGGAGGTCCTTCAGGGCGAAGGCGAAGTCGGCGATGCTGTTGCCGCGCCCGCTGAAGACCAGCGACTCCCCGGCGGCCCGCAGCACCCGGTCCAGCTTGATCGGGTTGGTCACCACGTCGGCGCTGAACGCCTGGCTCACCATCGCCTTGACGAACTGCTGCTGGTGGCGCTGCCGGCCGTAGTCGCCGTCCGGGACACCGTTCTTCGGGTACCGCTGCCGGACGTAGTCCAGCGCCTGCCAGCCCTCCAGCTTCTGGGTGCCCTTCGGGTAGACCGCCTGGGGTCCGAGGTAGCCACCGCCGCCGGGACGGAGTTCGCGGTGGGTGCCGTCCGGCTCGCGGTGCTCGGAGCGCACCTCCCGCTCGATGTACATCTCGACGCCGCCCATCGCGTCGACGATCTTCTTGAAGCCGCTGAAGTTGATGATCGCCCCGGCGTCGAAGCGCTTGATGCCGGTCTCCTGCTGGATGGTCTTGGCGAGCAGCTCGAAGCCGGTGTTCGCGTCCGGGTTGCGCCCCGGCACCCGGCTGCCGTACGACATCGCGGCGTTGAGCTTGTCGGTGCCGCCGTCGTACCCGCTCTTGGTGAACGCCGGGATCTCGACCCGCAGGTCCCGGGGCATCGAGAACAGGTAGGCCCGGTCCAGTTCCGCCGGCACGTGCATGATCATGATCGAGTCGGCGAGCGGGGCGTCGGTCGGTTTGCGCGGGTCCACACCGACCAGCAGGATGTTCAACGGGCCCTTGATGTCGCTGCGCCGCTCCTGCGCACCGGCCGCGTTGTCGCCGAACAGGTCGCCCTTGCCGACCGAGCCCTCGTACCGGGACAGCAGCGCCTCGTAACCCACCAGCACCGCGCCACTGAGCAGCAGCAGCACCGTGCCGAACACCGTGCAGACCCGTGCCCACCGGGGCACGCCGGCCCACACGGACCGTTTGGCCTCCCGCTTACCGCTCCGAGCCACGAGCATCTCCATTCAGCACGCCCACGAAGAGGAGACGGGCGCACGCCACCGGATCACTGCAGTAGGTCAACGCTCAACGTGTGAATGTTGCGGATCGACGGTACCTCGCCGCGACGGCCACTGTCGCATCGACCAACGTGGGGTTGTCAAGCCGACACGCTGGGCGACGACACCGCCGCGTGCTGTCTTCCGTACCCAACGGACCCTTCCGCCACACACGACCGAGGCCGCCCCGGCAGGAACCGGGACGGCCTCGGACAAAGCTGACCGAAAGGTCAGTACTGACCGGTGGGTCAGTCCTCCTTCATCAGCTCCGCAGCCTTACGCTCCAGGTCGTCCAGGCCGCCGCACATGAAGAACGCCTGCTCGGGGAAGTGATCGTACTCACCCTCGGCGATCTTCTTGAACGCCTCGATGGTCTCCTTGATCGGGACCGTCGAGCCCGGCACGCCGGTGAACTGCTCGGCGGCGTAGGTGTTCTGCGACAGGAACCGCTCGATCCGCCGGGCCCGGCCGACGGTGAGCTTGTCCTCCTCGGAGAGCTCCTCGATACCGAGGATGGCGATGATGTCCTGGAGGTCCTTGTACTTCTGGAGGATCCGCTTGACCTCGGTCGCCACCGCGAAGTGCTCGGCGCCGACGAACTCCGGGGCGAGGATCCGGGACGAGGACGCCAGCGGGTCCACCGCCGGGTAGATGCCCTTGTCGGAGATCGACCGCTCCAGGTTGGTGGTCGCGTCGAGGTGGGCGAACGTGGTGGCCGGAGCGGGGTCGGTGTAGTCGTCCGCCGGCACGTAGATCGCCTGGAGCGAGGTGATGGCCTGGCCCCGGACCGAGGTGATCCGCTCCTGGAGCTCGCCCATCTCGTCGGCCAGGGTCGGCTGGTAACCCACCGCGCTCGGCATCCGGCCCAGCAGGGTGGACACCTCGGAACCGGCCTGGGTGAAGCGGAAGATGTTGTCGATGAAGAGCAGCACCTCCTGCTTCTTCACGTCGCGGAAGTACTCCGCCATGGTCAGCGCGGAGAGGGCGACCCGCAGCCGGGTGCCCGGCGGCTCGTCCATCTGGCCGTAGACCAGCGCGGTCTTGTCGATGACGCCGGACTCGGTCATCTCGGCGATCAGGTCGTTGCCCTCACGGGTGCGCTCACCCACGCCGGCGAAGACCGAGGTACCACCGAAGTTCCGGGCCACCCGGGTGATCATCTCCTGGATGAGCACCGTCTTGCCCACGCCCGCGCCGCCGAACAGGCCGATCTTGCCACCCTTGACGTACGGGGCGAGCAGGTCGATGACCTTGATGCCGGTCTCCAGCATCTCGGTCTTCGGCTCCAGGTCCGCGAAGGCCGGGGCCTTGCGGTGGATACCCCAGTGGTCGTCCGGGGTGAGCGTCTCGCCCTCGGCGAGGTTGAGGCACTCGCCGATGGCGTTGAACACCCGGCCCTTGACCGTGTCGCCCACCGGCACCCGGATCGGCGAGCCGGTGTCGCGCACCCCGGCGCCACGGACCAGACCGTCGGTCGGCTGCATCGAGATGGCGCGGACCATGTTGTCACCCAGGTGCTGGGCGACCTCCAGGGTCAGCGTCTTCTCGCCGCCGGAGAGCGTCACGTCGACGTGCAGGGCGTTGAACAGGGCCGGCATGGCGTCGCGCGGGAACTCGGCGTCGACGACCGGGCCGATGACCCGGACCACGCGACCCGTGGCCGTCTTGGTCTCAGCTGGTCCACCAGCAACTGCGGATACAGTCATCACACTTCACTTCCCGACGCGGCCAGCGCGTTCGCGCCGCCGACGATCTCGCTGATCTCCTGGGTGATCCCGGCCTGACGGGCCGAGTTCATCTCACGCGTGTACTTCTCGATCATCTCTTCGGCGTTGTCCGTGGCGCTCTTCATCGCCCGCCGCCGGGCCGCCGACTCACTCGCC
Proteins encoded in this region:
- a CDS encoding 3-hydroxyacyl-CoA dehydrogenase family protein, whose amino-acid sequence is MAGRLAVVGAGLMGSGIAQVAAQAGWQVTLRDLDDAATGRGVAGIRKSLEKFAEKGRIEASEVEATLGRITPTTDLEAAADADIVVEAVFERLEVKHEVFRALDKICRADAVLATNTSAIPVTQIAAVTGRPESVVGTHFFSPVPMMKLCELVRGYKTSDATLATVRAFAEEIGKTVVVVNRDIAGFVTTRLISALVVEAVKLVEAGVVSAEDLDTACRLGFGHAMGPLATTDLTGVDVLLHASKNIYTDTADEKFFPPELLQRMAAAGDLGRKTGKGFYTY
- a CDS encoding DUF4126 domain-containing protein, which encodes MFEVLTGTGLAASAGLNAYIPLLTVGLLARYTDVISLPAGWQWLGDGWVVAILAVLLAVEVVADKVPVVDHVNDMVQTVVRPTAGGLAFGAGASSETVTVDDPGQFFSSSDWVPVVVGVVIALGVHLLKSAARPVINATTAGVGAPVASTAEDATSVAMSVVAILLPVLVLVFLLGLVLFVFWFLRRRADRRRARRPVHH
- a CDS encoding DUF1540 domain-containing protein, coding for MTSAIEMPRVEECTVTRCSYNKNGCHAFAITVGSSDHARCHTFVEMPVRGGMEMMVAQVGACQRHDCRHNSELECHAPGIRVGEQSADCLTYAPA
- a CDS encoding ABC transporter permease, with the translated sequence MTTTAKPAASPAAPTRTRRRGPVALGLRQGRLELTQFLRSRESVVFTMGFPIIMILIFAAIFSDEIAPGVSYTQYFITGMIAAGLMTVSFQNLGIWIPIERDRGVLKRYRGTPMPKWVWFAGKVIMVVVIGIAETALLLAVSVALFDLELPGSAGKWLTFAWVSVLGVTACTLCGIAISSLARTARSGSAVVTPVALVLQFISGVFFVFTNLPSWMQQVAALFPLKWMCQGLRSVFLPESFGTREPGGSFELDRVALVLAAWCVIGLVLCLTTFRWTTRRDG
- the nucS gene encoding endonuclease NucS, encoding MRLVIAKCSVDYVGRLSAHLPPATRLLMVKADGSVSIHADDRAYKPLNWMSPPCRLEEAPGVWRVVNKAGEELRITLEEVFQDTSYELGVDPGLRKDGVEAHLQELLAANPETLGDGYTLIRREYMTAIGPVDLLCRDATQGTVAVEVKRRGEIDGVEQLTRYLELLNRDPLLAPVAGVFAAQEIKPQARVLATDRGIRCVVVDYDRLRGIERNELTLF
- a CDS encoding polysaccharide deacetylase family protein; amino-acid sequence: MSAKKIRVLLLGFALAAATGLVVVSWTDPPGSTEAGAWVTRAPTGPAPRTPGADVSTAPDAPPGTDDAAGRIPGATRPGSVPPVVDHGPRTGNKVALTFDADMTDGMLYQLRTGQVRSYANLRIIDLLEREQLAATFFLTGKWVERYPDLTRRLAGNPRFELANHTYGHLAFTADCYGLPRIARNEMTRDVERTFELVEAYGGRQTRYFRFPGLCHDGPALAALAPLGATVVDGDVVSGDPFAEAWRPIVDAVLSKVKPGSVIVMHVTEANAPMTDEALPHILAGLAERGLVPATLSEVLRDGDDQAESESTQ
- a CDS encoding ABC transporter ATP-binding protein codes for the protein MDDELAISVRGLRKAYGDNVAVAGVDLAVRRGEVFALLGPNGAGKTTTVEILEGYRQRDAGEVRVLGTDPAHPTPNWRARVGIVLQGTGEFDELTVSEVVGHFSAFYPDADDPVKVIERVGLGGKAKARTHTLSGGQKRRLDVALGIIGRPELLFLDEPTTGFDPEARREFWELIRDLSAAGTTILLTTHYLDEAEALADRVGVIAAGRLVEVAPPAELGNRQEAVATVSWRTPDGRVESAASATPTALVAELAARFGGEVPGLTVTRPTLEDIYLRMIGQA
- the murA gene encoding UDP-N-acetylglucosamine 1-carboxyvinyltransferase, producing MTHSLRIPDLDLPDRPGGAARSTATHPVGVGPGDAGDLAVNEIDVIRVRGAARLAGTVHVVGAKNSALKLMAAALLAPGRSVITNVPRITDIAIMGEVLRRLGCQVRFDADQPVDPMAARGGTARSRSVTIDVPDRPGAEADYDLVRRLRASICVLGPLLARRGYVRVAHPGGDAIGSRGLDMHIAGLTRMGAEISGEHGFVVAAAPHGLHGAEIVLEFPSVGATENLVMAAVLARGVTRIENAAREPEIVDICSMLIRMGARISGEGTSTIVIEGVPELRPVRHATVGDRIVAGTWAFGAAMTRGDVTVTGASPAFLEVALDKLVSAGALVETSGDTFRVRVDDRPRAVDVVTLPYPGFATDLLPMAIGLAAVSDGASLITENIFDGRFMFANEMMRLGADIKTDGHHAVVRGRDRLSGAPVRATDIRAGAGLIIAGLCADGATEVSHVHHVDRGYPDFVADLRALGVGVERGRAPEEPQLTI